The Hymenobacter sp. DG01 genome has a segment encoding these proteins:
- a CDS encoding RNA polymerase sigma factor, translated as METMQPSDSALISLYIAGQEEAFAQLLERHKARVFTTIMLIVRDEDVAEDLLQDTFIKAIHTMKSGRYNEEGKFSSWICRIAHNLAIDCFRREKRSPLLNLDTTSHAFNSLSLAEEGAEAALTREETHARLRELIQELPAAQKEVLIMRHYGDMSFQEIADATGVSINTALGRMRYALINLRKKMAAQPVFYDQNLYPRETAPVRVQRVAG; from the coding sequence ATGGAAACCATGCAGCCGAGCGACTCCGCTCTTATTTCGCTCTACATTGCCGGCCAGGAAGAGGCCTTTGCTCAGTTGCTTGAGCGGCATAAAGCCCGTGTATTCACCACTATCATGCTGATTGTGCGCGACGAAGACGTGGCCGAAGACCTTTTACAGGACACGTTCATCAAGGCCATTCACACCATGAAGAGTGGCCGCTATAATGAAGAAGGCAAATTCTCGTCCTGGATTTGCCGGATTGCGCATAATCTGGCCATTGACTGCTTCCGCCGCGAAAAACGCAGTCCTTTATTGAACCTTGATACAACAAGTCATGCGTTCAACTCGTTGTCGTTGGCAGAAGAAGGTGCTGAAGCTGCGCTAACGCGGGAAGAAACCCACGCGCGGCTTCGGGAGCTGATTCAGGAGCTGCCCGCGGCGCAGAAAGAAGTCCTGATCATGCGCCACTACGGCGACATGAGCTTTCAGGAAATTGCCGATGCAACGGGGGTCAGCATTAATACAGCGCTAGGGCGGATGCGCTACGCGTTGATTAACCTGCGGAAAAAGATGGCCGCGCAACCCGTTTTCTATGATCAAAACCTTTACCCACGAGAAACTGCTCCGGTACGTGTACAACGAGTTGCCGGCTGA
- the nth gene encoding endonuclease III — protein sequence MRKPERFRLFLDYFTTNFPEPKTELVYSNPYELIVAVVLSAQCTDKRVNQIMPALLEQFPTPAHLAAASAEEIFPFIRSVSYPNNKAKHLAGLGRLLVQEFGGEVPSTIEELQRLPGVGRKTANVLVSVIYNQPAMAVDTHVFRVSHRLGLVPRTATTPLAVEKELVRYIPQELVPKAHHWLILHGRYICVARQPKCSICPLKSWCKYYTDVVAKQALTPDKKPVKRAVRPKSFGEGTT from the coding sequence ATGCGTAAGCCCGAGCGGTTCCGCCTCTTTCTTGACTATTTCACCACCAACTTCCCTGAGCCGAAGACGGAGCTGGTGTATTCCAACCCCTACGAGCTGATTGTGGCCGTGGTGCTCAGCGCCCAGTGCACCGATAAGCGCGTCAACCAGATTATGCCGGCCCTGCTGGAGCAGTTCCCAACTCCCGCGCACTTGGCCGCCGCGTCCGCCGAGGAGATATTCCCCTTCATCCGCAGCGTTTCCTACCCCAACAACAAAGCCAAGCACCTTGCAGGCCTGGGCCGCCTGCTGGTGCAGGAGTTTGGGGGCGAAGTGCCCAGCACCATTGAGGAGTTGCAGCGCCTGCCGGGGGTAGGCCGCAAAACAGCTAACGTGTTAGTATCCGTGATTTATAACCAGCCCGCCATGGCCGTGGATACCCACGTCTTTCGGGTATCGCACCGGCTCGGGCTGGTGCCGCGCACGGCTACTACCCCCCTGGCCGTGGAAAAGGAGCTGGTCCGCTATATCCCGCAGGAACTGGTGCCCAAGGCCCACCACTGGCTGATTTTGCATGGGCGTTACATCTGTGTAGCGCGCCAGCCCAAATGCAGCATTTGCCCCCTGAAAAGCTGGTGCAAGTACTACACTGATGTAGTGGCTAAACAGGCACTTACGCCCGATAAAAAGCCCGTAAAACGCGCAGTACGCCCCAAATCATTCGGCGAAGGCACAACTTAG
- a CDS encoding glycosyltransferase family 4 protein translates to MHIAVFSQYHTNPDCPATSRHYSLLAQMARRHRVTLLTTRTWEPQRLTQAFPWLPEGVEMRAAAVPYENKMGVARRALAFGQYAAYALREGLRIEKPDVIWGISTPLTAAWAAAQVARLRRVPWVFEVQDLWPAFPVAMGAVPNKLAQRRLYALEKNLYQSARHILPLSPDMTAYVQGLGIPPEKLTTSLNGTDLDLAAAATDAAVAALRQQQGLAGRQVILYAGTFGRANDMPTLVAAAELLAARHPAVTWLFMGHGYDEPLLQAAAARCPAIRLVPPQPRHAVFAWFRLADVAVVSFLGLPVLDANSPAKLYDSLAVGTPVIVTNQGWTKELVERHRCGWVTPAGEPKALAELLANVLSNPEQLRAAGAAGQQVARTQFDRQQIGATILQVLEQAAQKP, encoded by the coding sequence ATGCACATTGCCGTCTTCAGCCAGTACCACACCAACCCCGACTGCCCCGCCACTAGTCGGCACTACTCGTTGCTGGCGCAGATGGCCCGCCGGCACCGCGTTACTCTGCTTACTACCCGCACCTGGGAGCCGCAACGCCTGACCCAGGCGTTTCCGTGGCTGCCCGAAGGGGTAGAAATGCGCGCGGCGGCAGTGCCTTACGAAAACAAAATGGGGGTAGCCCGCCGGGCCCTCGCCTTTGGGCAATACGCCGCCTACGCCCTGCGCGAAGGCTTGCGCATAGAAAAGCCCGATGTTATCTGGGGAATCAGCACGCCCCTCACGGCCGCCTGGGCAGCGGCCCAGGTAGCCCGCCTGCGGCGGGTGCCGTGGGTGTTTGAGGTGCAGGATTTGTGGCCGGCTTTTCCTGTTGCCATGGGTGCGGTGCCCAACAAACTGGCGCAACGCAGGCTGTATGCCCTGGAAAAGAACCTTTACCAGTCGGCCCGCCATATTCTGCCCCTCTCACCGGATATGACGGCCTATGTACAGGGCCTGGGCATACCGCCCGAAAAGCTGACTACCTCCCTCAACGGCACCGACCTGGACTTAGCCGCCGCCGCTACCGATGCGGCCGTGGCGGCCCTCCGCCAGCAGCAGGGCCTGGCAGGCCGCCAGGTAATTCTGTATGCCGGTACCTTCGGGCGGGCCAATGATATGCCTACCCTGGTAGCTGCCGCCGAGCTGCTGGCTGCGCGGCACCCCGCCGTTACCTGGCTGTTTATGGGCCACGGCTACGATGAGCCTCTGCTGCAAGCCGCCGCGGCCCGTTGTCCGGCCATCCGGCTGGTGCCGCCCCAGCCGCGCCACGCGGTGTTTGCGTGGTTCCGGCTGGCCGACGTAGCGGTAGTTTCCTTTCTGGGGCTGCCGGTGCTGGATGCCAACTCACCGGCCAAGCTCTACGACAGCCTGGCCGTAGGAACCCCGGTGATTGTTACCAACCAAGGCTGGACCAAAGAGCTAGTGGAAAGGCACCGTTGTGGCTGGGTTACCCCGGCTGGTGAGCCCAAAGCTCTAGCAGAGCTGCTGGCCAATGTACTAAGCAACCCGGAGCAGCTACGCGCTGCCGGAGCGGCCGGCCAGCAGGTAGCCAGAACTCAGTTCGACCGGCAGCAAATTGGAGCCACAATCCTGCAGGTTCTGGAGCAGGCCGCGCAAAAGCCCTGA
- a CDS encoding gliding motility lipoprotein GldB, with product MHIPTRMRAWLAAVVVAGLGLVACSRGQESCELDPAVAKVSAPVALERLEKPFFQIKSPADAAQFIKAHGLFARQFLQSGQYPGEVLSTTLARLATNPGLQKLGAQADTTFRAEQLKQQLQPLFQHIRYYFPDFRVPPVKTFVSGLSQDLFVNDSLLVISTDFFVGPKAAYLPNVPSYIQRRYTKEHLLPALALAISSKYNQKQLANQTMLGEMVQFGKALYFAEKVLPCTADSLIMGYTSKEMAGVNFNEGKIWAHFLDKNLLYNTAPFTIQKYIGERPNIPEIDKTCPGRVGAWIGWQIVRKYMAEHPNVTLKQLMAEKNAQRILNESRYRPKQNRGRLS from the coding sequence ATGCACATTCCTACCCGTATGCGGGCCTGGCTGGCGGCCGTAGTGGTGGCCGGGCTGGGTCTGGTCGCCTGTAGTCGCGGCCAAGAAAGCTGTGAACTAGACCCGGCGGTAGCCAAGGTGTCGGCGCCGGTGGCGCTGGAACGCCTGGAAAAGCCGTTTTTTCAAATCAAGAGCCCCGCTGATGCCGCTCAGTTCATAAAGGCGCACGGTTTATTTGCGCGGCAGTTTTTACAGAGCGGTCAGTATCCGGGTGAGGTGCTGAGCACTACGCTGGCGCGCCTGGCCACCAACCCCGGCCTGCAAAAACTGGGTGCCCAGGCCGATACCACTTTCCGGGCCGAGCAGCTGAAGCAACAGCTGCAGCCCCTGTTCCAGCACATCCGCTACTACTTCCCCGATTTTCGGGTGCCGCCGGTAAAAACTTTCGTGAGCGGGCTCAGCCAGGATTTGTTCGTAAATGACAGCCTGCTGGTCATCAGCACCGATTTCTTCGTGGGTCCTAAGGCGGCCTATCTGCCCAACGTGCCCTCCTATATTCAGCGCCGCTACACCAAAGAGCATCTGCTGCCCGCCCTGGCGCTGGCCATCAGCAGCAAGTACAACCAGAAGCAGCTTGCCAACCAAACCATGCTGGGCGAGATGGTGCAGTTTGGCAAGGCGCTGTACTTCGCCGAGAAAGTGCTGCCCTGCACCGCTGACTCGCTGATAATGGGCTACACCAGTAAAGAAATGGCCGGAGTAAACTTTAATGAAGGCAAGATCTGGGCCCACTTCCTCGATAAGAATCTGCTGTATAACACGGCTCCTTTCACGATTCAGAAGTACATCGGGGAGCGGCCCAACATCCCGGAAATTGACAAGACCTGTCCCGGCAGGGTAGGGGCCTGGATTGGCTGGCAGATTGTGCGCAAGTACATGGCCGAGCACCCCAACGTAACGCTTAAGCAGCTGATGGCCGAGAAAAATGCCCAGCGCATTCTCAACGAGTCGCGCTATCGGCCCAAGCAGAACCGGGGCCGCCTCAGTTAG
- a CDS encoding porin family protein, producing the protein MKKVLLSLLLSGATLGVASAQVEIGLKVSPSITHLRAGSLENGLQNEKAKLGIGGGIIVDYFFGENYAFGTGLELTGKGGTISYFDPALNRREQQKIGLQYLQVPVTVKLFTNDIATDTKLYFQLGGSLNAAIAGRLGGEKYYTDPATQEKTKAAKHVIIPDVGLRAGFGVERQLGKSTRVLAGLSYHRGLLNIDNYFEDERGFREVELKNSEFALDLGMKF; encoded by the coding sequence ATGAAAAAAGTTCTGCTTTCCCTGCTGCTCAGCGGCGCTACCCTGGGCGTAGCCTCCGCTCAGGTTGAAATTGGGCTAAAGGTTTCGCCCTCTATTACCCACCTGCGGGCTGGCTCCCTGGAAAACGGGCTGCAAAATGAGAAGGCCAAGCTGGGCATTGGCGGCGGCATCATCGTCGATTACTTCTTCGGTGAAAACTATGCCTTCGGCACGGGCCTGGAGCTTACGGGCAAGGGTGGCACCATCAGCTACTTCGACCCCGCCCTGAATCGGCGTGAGCAGCAGAAAATCGGGTTGCAGTACCTACAGGTTCCCGTCACGGTGAAGCTGTTCACCAACGACATTGCCACCGATACCAAGCTGTACTTCCAGCTGGGCGGCTCGCTGAACGCGGCCATTGCCGGGCGCCTCGGCGGCGAGAAATACTATACGGACCCCGCCACACAGGAAAAAACCAAAGCTGCCAAGCACGTCATCATCCCCGATGTAGGGCTGCGGGCTGGTTTCGGTGTGGAGCGCCAGCTGGGCAAGAGCACCCGCGTGCTGGCCGGCCTGAGCTACCACCGCGGCCTGCTCAACATCGACAATTACTTCGAAGACGAGCGGGGTTTCAGGGAGGTAGAGCTGAAGAACAGTGAGTTTGCTCTCGATTTGGGCATGAAGTTCTAA